The genomic region TCTCAGAACAATTTGACTCTGCAGAAAAACATGTCCTGGCTCGCAGATCATAAATGGTCAGAGAACGAACGGGTCTCTTGCATTACAAagagccccaccccagcctcaccgACTTCCAAACCTAGTGGCAAAGGCTTCCAGGAAGCCAACCAGGACCAGAAGAAGACGAAGTTCCAGGAGTAATGAGCTAACTGTCCTGGCCTGTTTACCTCTCGGTCAAATCTCCCGGGTCTGCGCAGCGCTGGGTCTAGTGCATCAGGCCGGTTAGTggatcccaccaccaccacctcgcGGTCCCCACTGATGCCGTCTAGCAGAGTCAACACCTGGGCCACCACGCGGCTCTCGGGGGCTTGGTGTGGGCCTCCCCGCCGGGGACACAGGGCGTCCACCTCGTCGAGGAAGAGGAGAGTGGGCCTGCGGCTGGCCAGCTCCTGGGCGCGCTGGAAGACCTGCCGCACGTTCTCCTCGGTCTCCCCAGGCCGGGCGCCCTGCAGCGCGGGGGCGCACACAGCAAGCAGCTCGGCGCCGGCCTCCCGGACCACAGCCCGCACTAGCTGAGTCTTGCCCACTCCGGGGGGTCCCGCTAGGAGCACCCCGCGGGGCACCGCCAGTCCCAGAGCCGCCAAGGCGCGCGGGTAGCGGAGCGGCAGGCGGAGGAGCTCTCGCAGTGAGTCGGCCGCCTCCGACAGGCCCCCCAGGGGCACCTCGGGCTGCGGCCGTGCTTCGGTCGGAGGCGCCCTGCTGAGACTGATGAGGGTATGAGGGGTGACCAGGCCAGCCGGATCCGGGCTGGGCGCCCCGCTGACGATGTGCAGGGCGGCCACCGGGCCGGGGACGCCCGGCGGAGCGGCCACCACGTGGCCCCGGGAGACCGGTCGGTTCCTCAGCAGCTCCTGCACCGTCTCCAGCACCGCAGCTGGATTCGCGGCACCTGGCGCTCCCGTGCGCTCCCGCAACTCCGGCCACACGGTGAGGCGCCGAAGGGGCGGACAAGGCACCAGACGGAGGCGGCTCTGGCTGAGACTCCCCAAGGATCCCGGCGGCCCCACTGCCGACCCGGGGCTCGCGCACCGCGAGTCAAGTTGCACAAACCCGTCCGCTCCGTCCCGCCGCGGCCAGGCGGTGCAAAGGCAGGAGCCGCCGTCAGGCAGCGAGATCTTCACCGCCGAGCCCAAGTGCGCGCCCAAAGCATGGAAGGCTGCCGGGCCCAGGCGACAGCGCTGGGTGCCCTGGTCCCTAGTGTCTAAAGGTAGGACCTTTAAGACAGGCCCTTCGGCAAGGGGACCTGAGTCCGGAGCCATTGCACACGGAGGACACTAAGCCGAGGAAAGTGGGGTAGGAATTCCACCCGGGCCGGAAAGGCCGGTACACCGAGTGCCCCAGCCGGAAGCAGGTGACACGCATGCGTCAGAAAAAGAGTCACCTAGCTTCTGAATGGAGGCTAAAAGGGCCAATTGGGAAGTTAGACGATGCTAGGAACCTGGGATGTAGTTTGTTGTAGTGTCGGGTTTAATAAAATACACACTGGCCGATTCCAGAGCTTTACTGACCGAGCTTTCGTTACCGGCGTCTGGGAGGCAGCGTAAGATAACTTCACTTGGTCCGATGACTTCGTGGTGTGGAAAGTCCCCGGAACAGCATACTCTCTCTGGCGCTCAGACTCGAGCATCACCAGCTGCACATTTGCAATGTCAGCAAACTGCTATTTTGTGAGGACTTCTCTACTGCCCCCAAGAGCACAGTATTTTGGAGTGCTCTGGTGCTTAATCTCTCAGGTGACTGAGAAATACAGCCTTATCGCCTTTGATAACCTGGGTTCCAACCTGTTAGGAAGGTTCAGGAATGCCCTTCGCATAGCAAGAGAGAAGCACAGTGAAGCATTTTAAATCACTTGaagaggggaaagaaggaaaacagccGTATTTGTGGCACACTGATACATTCTGTTCAGATCACTAATTTACTCCTTTTAACGTTCTTTGACAACAAGTTAATCATATCCTCTACTGTCCATGTGATAAGTAATTATCATCTGGGGCACAGCagtattaaatattgtattagagGCGATGCCTATCTACATTAAACTGCCTGCTATTCTCTTTCCACCTTTTCTCTAACCAAAGGGAATTACTCTTTCCTCTTACCAGCTAGAATAGATGTcttatcattttaaactctgctcaTCAAAAAGAGCTACagatattcaaaatttaaaaatatgccttGTTTTTATCCTACTCACATCCTCCTACCTCTATTTTTCTCACCGTCACCACAACCCCAGCTTATAAGATTTCAAAACTGAAATTGCAGAGAGTGCTTAAGTCCCTGGGGGGttgatttttttcccacttatgcaaatacagttgacctttgaacaatacTAGAGTTAAGgttgccaacacacacacacacagtcaaaaatatgtgtataatttttgactcccccaaaacttagcTACTAATAGTCTACTGTTGGCCAGAGGTCTTAGGAATAATGTGGACACTCgattaatacatattttgtatatatattatatactatttttttcaataaagtatgctagagaaaaaacaatgttattaaaaaataataaggaagagaaaaatacatttatagtactgtacatatttattgaaaaaaatccccGCCTGAGcgggtggtggtacagtggatagagtgttggactgggatgcagaggacccaagttcaaagccctgaagtcactggcctgagcgcaggctcatctggtttgagcaaggctcaccagcttgagcccaggattgctggcttgagcaaagggtcactcactctgctgtatcccccctacccccagtaaaggcacatatgagaaagcaatcaatgaacaactaaggtgccacaatgaagaattgatgcttctcatctctctcccttcctgtctgtctgtccctctttctgtctttgtcacaaataataataataacaaccccCATATAAATAGGCCCAGGCAGTTCAAACTGGTGTTGGTCAAGGATCAACTTATCAACTACAGACTTGATAGCAATCCTTTCTTAATGGAAAGTACTGTCAGATTTGGGATCTTAAGAGCAATGCCAGTTTCTGGCCTTACTCTACCCAGACTTCAGGGTACATCTAAAACAGATGTAAAGGCTGTGATATTAGGTATATGATGTGGAAGAAACTACATGTTACTTTGGGTTGGTCTGAAAGGTTGACTTGATATAAACTAGACACTGTGACAGACTTCTGGACTTCACAGTCACTTATCTGGTCCCTGCTGTATATGTTTCTAGCTCTAGTGCTGAAACACTTTAAAAGGAATCAGAAAATAGCATACTAAGAGGAGGTTCTGAAGTGGCTAAGTCAACCATTATatcctattttcttcttttttttaatcttattggcTTCTGTTCTCTTGGAGAACAGACTCCAAACTCAAACTTTTCAAGAgcagttttatattttctgaattaaaaagCCAGTATTTTTACTGACCCCTGAATGTATGAATGAAATGCCCACCAAGACATTCTCTAAAGATGCCTGTACCTCATAGAGGTTCTTTTATTCTTGTTCCAATATTTGATAATcaataaaaggaaaggaagattTAATGCACACATAATTTTCTTAACTATGTATAGGACTACCATATAAAAGAGTTGGTATATTTATGTATATCTGTAGTGCAGGAATTGAAAGTTAAATAGAGTAAACATAAAAGTCATCCTCTTCATATGGTCATATGGAAGAGGTAGGGGACATTTTATAAGATATGGCCAAAAGCATAACCAAAGCCAACACAAGGAggcaaaaaaaagttatttcaaacTTAGAGTTTTCTGCATTTGGTTAAAACAGATATAAAGGCTGTGATATTAGGTATATAATGTGGAAGAAATTACATGTTGTTTTGGGTTGATCTGAACTAGAATTCTCTGACCTTTTAGGACATATATACCCAGGAAATAGTTTCTTCACCCTTTCCCTACTCCAGGGgtgtcagttttttgttgtttgtttgtttgtttgttttacagagacagagtcaaagagagggatagatagggacagacagacaggaacggagagaggtgagaagcatcaatcatcagtttttagttgcgacaccttagttgttcattgattgctttctcatatgtgccttgaccatgggccttcagcagactgagtaacctcttgctcaagctagcgaccttgggtctaagctggtgagctctgctcaaaccagatgagcctgcactcaagctggtgactttggggttctcgaacctgggtcctccacatcccagtccgacactctatccactgcgttaccacctggtcaggcatcagggCCATCAGTTCTTATTCACACACTCTCAGCAGAACTTTAACTAGCTTTTCCAGTCAGTGAAATTCCACTATGTCCCTTTAGGTCAGACCATTTGCAACAGTGTTATTTTAACTATCTTAATATCCACATTTATCATACCATTCATTAACATAGTCTTCTTGTGGAAAACCATTCGAATAGGAGTTGtgtggttctttttaaaaatttgttcttaATAAAACCCAAAATTTGGTGATTCTATGACCTGAAGAGTACCAATTAAAGCACCAAAAGGTTGAACCACTAAAGGGAGTCCAGAACCATATAAGGCCATAGGCTACAAGATTTTGAGTTTGAAGTGTTCTCAACTGTGGCTTCTACTAGATTTTCCCAAGGTTTACACATGGGTGTATGACATGGTCAGTTGTCTATATAGTTacttatactgctcacaaaacttagggcatcttttatcgcttcatattcattttgaaatattccctaatttttgtgagcagtatattttcacaATTTCTACATGTCTCACTTTCAAAGTTATAATTTAATTGCTATATTGAACATCAAAATGAAACATTTCTCCAATCCAAAATTTAGCGGCAACCCTGGTGTTGGAGCACACCTGCTCCACAAGGGATGATTTAGGCGGTGAGATCCCTAAGGTGAAAAAAACACAAGGAGCTGAAGGCAAGGTAGGTGCATGCTTCAAGGCTTTATTTCTGCCTCATCTCTGTTGCTTCTGctcctgttgctgctgctgttactTCTGCTTCTCATGCCCCACCCCGTGCCCCTGGTCTTCttagtctcaagtctcctgaATTCTCAGTTCTGAAGTCTCCTCAGTCTTCTGAATCCTAATGTCTCCAGTCTCCTCAATTCTGATGTCTTCCGTTTCCTGCCTAGCAGTGCTGGTGCTGGACTTAGGAATAATAGTGACACGGGCCAATATCACATCATCTATTACATCAGTGTGGCCATGTCAACTTACTGATCTGGCTAGCCTATACCCAAAATGGTAGTCTTCCAGGCTGCTGACCTAGAACTGCCTGAGAACCAAGGCTAAGTCAGCTAGCTCAAATATGTGTGGGAGCTGGTACTAGGACACACAACCCAGAGAATGGGGGGAACTGGTGCTGCTTGCAGTTTCTCATGAGAACCAGAGCTCATATCCTGCTCTTCACTATCAGAGTCCTCACatctggcctggtagctcagttggttagaatattatCCTGAcatgcaggttcaattcctggttggggcacatataagaatcaaccaatgaatgtatgagtaagtggaataacaaatcagtgttttttctctctgtgtctctccctctctgtctctaaaaattaaaaaaaaattatttttactttcagaATTTAGTGGTAGATCAATATCCaaactgaatttattttgctatagcctagaaataattttagcttttaaTGGTTTCCAATAGCCTTGCTAAACAATCTTTTGTGAGATTTTCCTAGAGATGCATTTAACAGTTTCTCTTGATTTCCTTTGCTACAGTCAAGGTTACAATCTTTCTACTATTGGATTAATTATAAACATtctcaataaacaataaaattcaaaagaaatagtTGAAAGCTGTTTCTTTTTATGCAATtttgagagggaggagagagatgaaaagcatcaaatcatagttgcttcactttagttgttcactgattgcttctcatatgtgccttgattggggggggggggctcaagccggtgtgaccttgggatcatgttgatgatcctgcattTGAGtttgtgaccctgtgctcaagctggtgactttggggttttgaaataGGGACCTTAGCATTCCGGGTCAACGATGCTCTACTGCAccacccactgtaccaccaccagtcaggcaaaatctgtttcttttttgtaataataattatacatTATTTGTGTTCCTTAAGCATCAatattacatattaaatattaCATTTCAGAAAGTGAAATATACCATAATTGTGGAAACTCTAAAGAAAATGGTTAAGCCATCTGTTGACCCATGAATGCTAATCTTTCTTATgcttccattttcattttatgttcaACCCTAATATATTTGAACAGTACCAGTGATTATGAATTTTAATTGATAAGAATAGAACTTAACTTAACCACACTTGAAAAGGAATGGTTTGCAAATGTTTTATCTCAATATGTTCATGCAGATATATCAAGTGACTTATTGCCATGGATTTCTAATATACTAAAcagcttttcttattttaaagtaaataagaaaataccCTAAAGTAGGACATTGTTAAAATTGTTCTTTAActttttcagttttagtttctcATACAAGGCTAGAATTATTATTTACAAGATATAGAACAATAGGATAGGGGGTGATTAGAACCATCGGAAATCTTTGCTGAATTGTAAATGACCAGCAGACTGTATTTCACAGAGCACTATTCTGACACATAGCACCAGTCTGTTCTTacagattttcaggaaacttctTGTTTCATCATATTTTAGAAGTTAAGTATTTAAGATAATTATCACCAAAGATATTGGTTCAAACTATACCAATGTCTTACTCAACTAGTAAGAGTAATAATAGTCATGTTTATTAACTAAATATCTGTGTATTTATGTCTACTTTGTGTTTTGTGTTACTGTACTAGAGACTGGATATAtggtttaaaaaatgtaattcttgCCTTCATGAAGTTTATAGTCTAGTTAGTGGGGAAGTCAGACATTAAAGGACTCAATAAATGAGTAAACCAGAGAATTAAAGGTGATAAAAATGGCTatggataaaaataaacagaaaaaggcTACTTGACTCAGAGAAGCAGGGAAGTGACATTTAACCTCAAACCTGAAGGATGAGAAGGAGTCAAGCCTACGAATTCAGGGTGGAGGGGAGCAGAGTaccagtcagagggaaagtggaatgCAGTCGCTGtgtttaagaaattaaaagaaggCCAATTTTGTCTTTACCATACCTTTAGCgcttatattctattttttcctaattGTTTTACATGTATAAAACAAGATGGATATTTTGTTACTCTGCACAGATAGTTGTTTTAGGATAGaaactaactttaaaaatgtgtatctGTGGTATACTTTACAGGACTATAGCAGAGTGCTGGATTATAgttgtgctcaataaatacttgttggatTGAAATTAGGGAATAGAGTCTGGTGACCCATGCTATGTGGGTTAGATCTTGTTCTATCCAGAAAGATCAGAAGCTATTCAGCGCAGACTCAGGTAGACCTCAAGGGTAATTCTTCAAGGAGGATGTCTCTGCTCATGACTGAGACCACCCTTCCTGCCACTTCTGTTAATATTCTCTTCTGcttctgacattttaaaatttcagttaaaTCAATTATTATAAAAGTCTGTTAAATTCTGGATTGGCCATAATTACTGCTGATGTTCAAATACTAGATCTTAAGGTTGAATATCACAGAGTTGGAAACCCATGTGCTGTTGACTTATATACATTCATCTTGCCTTTTCCTACTAGCCATAGGAATTCTCGTCACTTTTATTGAATTACTACAGCAGCCTCTTAACTAAACTCCATACCTCCAGTCTCTCCTCACATTGCTACTATATTAATCCATCCAGGAAACTGCTGTACTTTGACTGGTTGTATCTATCTTAATAAATCCTAGATCTTTCAAACACTCAAACTTGTCTAAGAGAAGACACAATATTATGTAAGCTCTTATCTAGGAAACTGAGCCATAAGGAAGTCCAGCATATAGCACTGTCCATACATTTACACATCTAGTTGCATTCTGTTTCTGCTGTTAGGCAATTATttaatgtgactttgtattatcTCTCCAatgagattttttgtgtgtgtgccagagacagagagaggggcagatagggacagacagacagacagacaggaagggagagaaatgagaagcatcagtcttcactgaggcaccttagttgttcactgattgctttctcatatgtaccttgactggggagctacagcagagtgagtgaccccttgctcaagccaacaacctttggcctcaagccagcgaccatggggtcatgtctatgatcccacgctcaagccagtgaccctgtgctcaagctggtgacctcagggttttgagcctgggtcctctgtgtcccagtccaatgctctatccactgtgcctctgcctgatCAGACTTTCCAATGAGATCTTTTAAGTGATTTGGGAATTTGTACCAcacttttctaatattttataatttttgctaCTTACCCCAACATTGAGAAAAATACTAAATGCTTAATAATTAAATGTATCTGTTCTCTCCATTACTAGAGATTTGGTTTGAATTTAGGAGAAGGAGCTTGACTCTCAGATAATCTGGTTTGAATATTATATTTGATATATACTAGATCTGAGAATTCTAGTCTATCATAACAAATCATAGAGCTTTCACACTCTCAAACTTGTCTAGGAGTACCTGATATTTAAGATCTGGTCTTGAGGACTGAACCAGAAACAAGGCCAGTCTACAGAAATGGGGAAGACACCATTTCAAAATGGTTGATTTATAGTAATTCAGAAGTATTTACTTCATCAAAGTTTTCTCTTGTCTTTTGCTACACCCCTTCCAAGAATGGAATGAaatctttcatttctgttttccaaGGCACAAAGATCaagcagagaaaacagaaatatcTTTGCTGCACCATCATATCTCACTAATTGGCAAGATTTTGCTGGAAGAGTACAAGCCCTGAGAGAGGATAAAGAGAGATTTCATAACCCTTTGGCCTCAAAATGGGAGGACTGACTCCAGAAGAAACTGATCCACTGGGTTCCAAAGTGGCAAAACTAAAGATAAAGGGAGGAAGATACACATTCTGAATCCTCTCAAGTAgatagagaactttttttttaaataaacacattgTTCACTTATCCATGGTACTGAATACTTTGTGGAAATGAAGTCCACTGTTTCCCTCCCACATCCAAAAATGTGTGGGAGTGGCCATGAATGCCTGGacatttttcaggtttttttccccccaacttTTTCCCATGTTGTTCTGCTACTCCCAGACCTTCAACATTTTCTGACTTCAAGTAAACTCAGTATGTTTCATTACCATGAAATGGTGTCTGACCTGCTTTGGTGCCATTGGGCTACACTACCTCCAGACAAAATCCATTGATTCTTCCTCTGGCTTTCCTCAGTATGCAACCACCTCTTAGCATATAGCCTCATTCTGCCTTGAATAAGatagttgtttttctgttttccctcTACTCCTGATTTTAAGAGCTAACACTGAGTATTTGTCATCTAACTTTTCATTCTACCTTCTAACAGAGTCTAGTTACTGATTTTCTGTGGGATCTTGAGCaattcatttaacatttctttttttgttttccttttccaagttagaggaggggagaaagacagactcctgcatgcaacccccatctggggcccatgctgtgcccatctggagtCATGCTTgtagccaagctatttttagtgcccaaggtgGAGgatccagagagccatcctcagtgccagggtgatatgtttgaaccaatcaagccatggctgcagaaggagatgAGGGTGGagtagagagaggggtggagaagcagatggccacttctgctctgtgccctgactgggaatcaaacccgggacatccacatgccgggccaacgctctaccactgagccaactggccagggcttcatttaaCCTTTCTAAGCCTGATTCTcataatctataaaatggattgttgtgaggatcaaGTGATATGCTATTGTATTAATTGTAATTATTATTGCCTGCCTTACAATGATATCATGAGATAATTTATGGAAATTCTTTTGCAAAGTAGGATGCTCTATTGATATGTAATATAAGGCTGTACTAAATAGTAATAGCTATACTGTGTCAAGCACAGTTCCACGTGCTTTCCatatatgacctcatttaatctgCCAAAATCTGAGAggtttaaattattatttctaatttatagaTGAAAGcaatgaggcacagaaaggttaactaacttccccaaggtcatacagccaccaagtggcagagctaggatgCAAAACTAGGTGGTGACTGGCCTCAGGATCCCACTCTGAACTACTACCCTATATGCTGCACTACAATCAAATTTTGGTTTACGAACTACATTCACTAGTTACTTAATAACTATGTggcattagccctggctggttggctcagtggtagagcattggcctggcatgtggaagtcccaggtttgattcccagccagggcacgagcccatctgcttctccacccttcaccttctcctttctatctctttcttcctctcttacaGCCAAGGTTCCGTTGGaccaaagttggccagggtgctgaggatggctccatggcctctgcctcaggtgcttgaatggctccagctgcagtggAGCAACCTCCCAGAGGGGtcgagcattgccccatggtgagcataccaggtggatcccagccaggcacctgcgggagtctgtctgcctccccccacacacagaccgcttctcacttcggaaaaatatttatacaaaaaaaaaaattatgtgtgtctgaccaggcggtggcgcagtggatagagcatcagactgggatgtggaggacctaggttcgagaccccgaggttgccagtttgagtgagggctcatctggcttgagcaaaaagctccccagcttggacccaaggtcgctgtcttgagcaaggggttacttggtctgctgaaggcccgtggtcaaggcacttatgagaaagcagtcaatgaacaactaaggtgttgcaacaaaaaactaatgattgatgcttctcatctctctccgttcctgtctgtctgtccctatctatccctctctctgactctctctctgaccctgttaaaaaaaaattatgtgacatTAGGCAAAATTTAAGATTCTGAATctcattttcatcttttatgAAAGGGACAGAGGTAACCCCTACTTTATAGATTTATATATTAATTGAGCTTCTACTGTTTGTTATACTCCAATATCATGATgatttaattcaaataaaatacttggtaTACTTCCAGGCACAGAGTAAGCAAACagtgataattattattttaactaataATAAGAAGGCAATAACTTCTCTGATACACGTTTCCTATTACTTGGCTTGAGATTTTATCATCACTATACAGCCATTTTCTACTAGTCCCCTAAattctctttgaaatatttttgtggtAGTGTTCTATAGGATATTGCCCCACAATACAAGTATCTTTCACAGCTAAACAGACAAAAGGTTTTAAATGGCTACTTTCCTATACACAGCTAAGGCTTGTAAAATATATGTACTACCAAGGAACCTGGATTTGGAGAATATAAAGAGATGAAGAAGATCAAATACAATGATTTCAGGAAATGTATAATGAAGTCGTGGGAAGTGGAATAGCTCTACATTACATCTATGATGACATATAAAAAGCCCGACAACACTTCTCAGAATGCACACAGAAATGATGGCCTGCTGTGCCCTGCTGTGCTGGGCTTTGTTGCTCTCAGGATCTATCCTATGCTTGCCTTATCCACATTCTGTGAGAGTCAGCAGTATTGGCTAAGTTGCTTAAGAGATTTTTTACTTCCCTAGATTGCTGATAATCAAATGAGATGATATATCTGaagtcattttgaaatacttaAACACACGAACGCACAGAGCGAAGAGTTTTCATGCAAGAGTGTTATAGTCATGTACTACAGAGAACACTCAGAACATTTCTAAACTTGCTTTcagcatctttttatttcttaatgtatcCAAGCTTGCCTTCCTGTTCTGAATAGTTCCCCTTTTCCCCATTTCAGTTCCTAATTTGTAGTTAGtgttttaagtgctttacatgtattcatttaatcatcataacTGAGAATTATGTACTAATATGATCCCTCTTATAGTCAAGAAAGCTGAGATACAGAGGGGTTAAATAACTTCacaaggtcatacagctagtgAGTGATAGAGTCAGGCTTCAAACCTGGAAGGACAGCTGCCCAGCTCACGCTCTGTACTGCTATGCTG from Saccopteryx leptura isolate mSacLep1 chromosome 6, mSacLep1_pri_phased_curated, whole genome shotgun sequence harbors:
- the AFG2B gene encoding ATPase family gene 2 protein homolog B isoform X2, which translates into the protein MAPDSGPLAEGPVLKVLPLDTRDQGTQRCRLGPAAFHALGAHLGSAVKISLPDGGSCLCTAWPRRDGADGFVQLDSRCASPGSAVGPPGSLGSLSQSRLRLVPCPPLRRLTVWPELRERTGAPGAANPAAVLETVQELLRNRPVSRGHVVAAPPGVPGPVAALHIVSGAPSPDPAGLVTPHTLISLSRAPPTEARPQPEVPLGGLSEAADSLRELLRLPLRYPRALAALGLAVPRGVLLAGPPGVGKTQLVRAVVREAGAELLAVCAPALQGARPGETEENVRQVFQRAQELASRRPTLLFLDEVDALCPRRGGPHQAPESRVVAQVLTLLDGISGDREVVVVGSTNRPDALDPALRRPGRFDREIVIGTPTLKQRKAILQKQDNPMIDDTDFLEAFKKIQPSSFRSVIGLMDIKPVGWEQIGGLEDVKLKLKQSIEWPLKFPREFVRMGLTQPKGVLLCGPPGCAKTTLVRALATSCHCSFVSVSGADLFSPFVGDSEKLLSQVFRQARANTPAIVFLDEIDSILGSRSVSKTGCNVQERVLSVLLSELDGVGLKTIERRGSKSDQQEFQEIFNRNVMIVAATNRPDVLDDALLRPGRLDKIIYIPPPDEQGRLSILKVYTKNMPVGPDVSLENLAAETRFFSGADLGNLCKEAALLALQENGLEATTVKQEHFLKSLKTVKPSLSHKDLTLYNNLFQKQGFSNLEDV